The Thunnus thynnus chromosome 24, fThuThy2.1, whole genome shotgun sequence genome window below encodes:
- the LOC137177412 gene encoding ATP synthase subunit beta, mitochondrial: MLGAVGRCCTGALQALKPGVQPLKALVGSPAVLSRRDYVAPAAAAATANGRIVAVIGAVVDVQFDEGLPPILNALEVAGRESRLVLEVAQHLGENTVRTIAMDGTEGLVRGQKVLDTGAPIRIPVGPETLGRIMNVIGEPIDERGPISTKQTAPIHAEAPEFTDMSVEQEILVTGIKVVDLLAPYAKGGKIGLFGGAGVGKTVLIMELINNVAKAHGGYSVFAGVGERTREGNDLYHEMIESGVINLKDTTSKVALVYGQMNEPPGARARVALTGLTVAEYFRDQEGQDVLLFIDNIFRFTQAGSEVSALLGRIPSAVGYQPTLATDMGTMQERITTTKKGSITSVQAIYVPADDLTDPAPATTFAHLDATTVLSRAIAELGIYPAVDPLDSTSRIMDPNIVGAEHYDVARGVQKILQDYKSLQDIIAILGMDELSEEDKLTVARARKIQRFLSQPFQVAEVFTGHLGKLVPLKETIKGFKSILGGEYDPLPEQAFYMVGPIEEVVQKAEKLAEEHS, encoded by the exons ATGTTAGGAGCTGTGGGACGCTGCTGCACCGGGGCTCTGCAGGCTCTCAAGCCTGGGGTCCAGCCCCTGAAGGCCCTCGTTGGATCCCCAGCCGTCCTCTCAC GCAGAGACTATGTCGCACCTGCCGCTGCTGCCGCCACCGCCAACGGGCGCATCGTGGCTGTCATCGGTGCCGTCGTGGACGTCCAGTTTGATGAGGGGCTCCCACCCATCCTCAACGCCCTGGAAGTCGCCGGCCGCGAGTCCAGGCTAGTCCTGGAGGTAGCACAGCATCTTG GGGAGAACACAGTACGTACTATCGCTATGGATGGTACCGAAGGTCTGGTCCGTGGACAGAAAGTTCTGGACACTGGTGCCCCCATCAGAATCCCAGTGGGTCCCGAGACACTGGGCAGGATTATGAATGTCATTGGCGAGCCCATTGATGAGAGGGGTCCCATCTCCACCAAGCA GACTGCACCCATCCACGCTGAAGCCCCTGAATTCACTGACATGAGTGTGGAGCAGGAGATTCTGGTCACTGGCATTAAGGTTGTGGACCTGCTGGCCCCCTACGCCAAGGGAGGAAAGATTG GTCTGTTCGGTGGTGCTGGTGTAGGCAAGACTGTATTGATCATGGAGCTGATCAACAATGTGGCCAAGGCCCATGGTGGTTACTCTGTGTTTGCCGGTGTGGGAGAGCGTACCCGTGAGGGAAATGACTTGTACCATGAAATGATTGAGTCCGGTGTCATCAACCTGAAGGACACCACCTCCAAG GTGGCGCTGGTGTACGGACAGATGAACGAGCCCCCCGGTGCCCGTGCCAGAGTGGCTCTGACTGGACTGACCGTGGCAGAGTACTTCCGTGACCAGGAGGGTCAGGATGTGCTGCTCTTCATCGACAACATCTTCCGTTTCACACAGGCTGGCTCTGAG GTGTCTGCCCTGCTGGGTCGTATCCCCTCTGCTGTGGGTTACCAGCCCACTCTGGCCACTGACATGGGTACCATGCAGGAGAGAATCACCACCACCAAGAAGGGTTCAATCACATCTGTGCAG GCCATCTATGTGCCCGCTGACGATTTGACTGACCCTGCCCCCGCCACCACCTTCGCTCACTTGGACGCCACCACTGTGTTGTCCCGTGCCATCGCTGAGCTGGGTATCTACCCTGCTGTCGACCCCCTGGATTCAACCTCCCGTATCATGGACCCCAACATTGTCGGAGCTGAGCACTACGATGTCGCTCGTGGCGTGCAGAAAATCCTTCAG GACTACAAATCCCTGCAGGATATCATTGCCATCTTGGGTATGGATGAGTTGTCTGAGGAGGACAAGCTGACTGTGGCCCGCGCCCGTAAGATCCAGCGTTTCCTGTCCCAGCCCTTCCAGGTGGCTGAGGTCTTCACCGGCCACTTGGGCAAGCTGGTGCCCCTCAAGGAAACTATCAAGGGCTTCAAGAGCATCCTTGGTG GTGAGTACGATCCTCTGCCCGAGCAGGCTTTCTACATGGTCGGCCCCATCGAGGAGGTCGTCCAGAAGGCCGAGAAGCTGGCTGAGGAGCACTCGTAA
- the LOC137177413 gene encoding retinol dehydrogenase 7-like, translated as MFLYLLGLVVLYYLYRWVMELPRVSDKGSKYVYITGCDSGFGNLLARHLDKQGFRVIAACFTEKGEEDLRKSCSSNLITTHLDVRSKESVTKVAEMIKDKVGERGLWAVVNNAGVAVPSAPCDWLTIDDYKSMLDVNLNGVISVTLSVLPLIKKARGRVVNVASVFGRISVTGGPYTISKYGVEAFNDSLRLGMAPFGVKVLCIEPGFFKTNVTDVAILSKNVKMLWDRLPQEVRDDYGQEYLQKSLDIISNKVSKISDADLMKVVSCMEHAVSAVRTRTRYSPGWDAKLFWLPLSYMPTCFTDYIMSKEGIPIARSMQ; from the exons ATGTTCCTGTACCTCTTGGGGCTGGTGGTGCTCTACTACCTGTACCGCTGGGTGATGGAGCTGCCCAGGGTCTCTGACAAGGGCAGCAAGTATGTGTACATCACCGGCTGCGACAGTGGCTTTGGTAACCTCCTGGCCCGGCATCTGGACAAGCAGGGCTTCAGAGTCATCGCTGCTTGTTTCAccgagaaaggagaggaggatctGAGGAAGTCCTGCTCCAGCAACCTGATCACGACACATCTGGATGTTAGGTCAAAAGAAAGCGTCACCAAAGTTGCAGAGATGATCAAGGACAAAGTCGGGGAGCGAG GCTTATGGGCTGTAGTGAACAACGCAGGCGTGGCCGTCCCCTCCGCCCCGTGCGATTGGCTTACCATTGATGACTACAAGTCCATGCTGGACGTGAACCTGAACGGGGTAATCAGCGTGACCCTGAGCGTCCTGCCGCTGATAAAGAAGGCCAGGGGAAGGGTGGTGAACGTAGCCAGTGTGTTTGGGAGGATCAGTGTTACGGGAGGCCCATACACCATTTCCAAGTATGGTGTGGAGGCTTTCAATGACAGTCTCAG GTTAGGTATGGCGCCTTTTGGTGTCAAAGTCCTCTGCATTGAGCCAGGGTTCTTCAAAACAAACGTGACCGACGTTGCTATCCTGAGCAAAAATGTGAAGATGCTGTGGGACAGATTGCCCCAGGAGGTCAGAGACGACTATGGACAGGAGTATCTACAAAAGT CGCTTGATATAATATCAAACAAAGTTTCCAAGATAAGTGATGCAGATCTGATGAAGGTGGTCAGCTGTATGGAGCACGCTGTATCTGCTGTCCGGACCCGCACCCGCTACTCCCCAGGCTGGGACGCCAAGCTATTCTGGCTGCCGCTGTCGTACATGCCAACCTGTTTTACTGATTACATTATGAGCAAAGAAGGCATTCCTATCGCCAGGTCGATGCAATAA